A genomic region of Arachis hypogaea cultivar Tifrunner chromosome 5, arahy.Tifrunner.gnm2.J5K5, whole genome shotgun sequence contains the following coding sequences:
- the LOC112801251 gene encoding 2-hydroxyisoflavanone dehydratase → MASSTTNNSKEIAAEIPTVVRVYKDGTVERLRESPFVPPSLDDPQLTVSSKDTLISHEPSISARLYLPKHTHNNKLPILVYFHGGGFLFESAFSQSYHSHFNCFVSQVDVIVVSVEYRLAPEHPLPAAYHDCWASLQWVAAHYSSPNPPNKEPWLINHGDFSRVFLGGDSAGGNIVHNMLMRAGSETLPASVKVLGAFLSHPFFYGSQPIGSEQAIATPDYMLKVWNFVFPCAPGGIDCPMINPMADGAPTLAGLGCSKMLICVAGKDKLRDRGIWYYDAVKNSGWLGELDLYEETQEDHVYHIHNPQSHAAFNFVKRLSSFLLG, encoded by the coding sequence ATGGCTTCATCTACGACCAACAACAGCAAAGAGATAGCCGCAGAGATTCCCACTGTGGTGAGGGTGTACAAGGATGGCACCGTGGAACGCCTCAGAGAATCCCCGTTTGTGCCACCCTCCCttgacgacccacaactcactgtCTCCTCCAAAGACACACTCATCTCACACGAACCCTCCATCTCCGCTCGCCTTTACCTTCCAAAACACACTCACAACAACAAACTCCCCATCTTGGTCTACTTCCATGGCGGTGGATTCTTATTTGAATCCGCTTTCTCTCAATCCTACCACTCCCACTTCAACTGCTTTGTCTCCCAAGTTGATGTCATAGTTGTCTCTGTAGAATACAGGCTCGCACCGGAACACCCTCTCCCAGCAGCATATCATGACTGTTGGGCTTCTCTTCAATGGGTTGCCGCTCATTATTCCTCTCCAAACCCACCCAACAAGGAGCCATGGTTGATCAACCACGGTGACTTCAGCAGAGTTTTCCTAGGAGGTGATAGCGCTGGCGGGAACATCGTTCACAACATGCTTATGCGTGCTGGCTCTGAGACTTTACCTGCTTCTGTCAAAGTGTTGGGTGCTTTTCTTTCCCATCCATTCTTCTATGGTTCACAACCGATCGGGTCAGAACAGGCTATTGCTACCCCCGACTACATGCTTAAAGTTTGGAACTTCGTGTTCCCTTGTGCCCCTGGTGGGATTGATTGCCCTATGATCAATCCAATGGCTGATGGGGCACCAACCTTGGCTGGACTTGGATGCTCTAAGATGCTGATCTGTGTTGCCGGCAAAGACAAGTTAAGGGACAGAGGAATTTGGTACTACGATGCTGTCAAGAATAGTGGCTGGCTTGGAGAATTGGATCTTTACGAGGAGACTCAAGAGGACCATGTTTATCATATCCACAATCCTCAATCTCACGCTGCCTTCAATTTCGTCAAACGCTTGTCCTCTTTCCTTCTTGGATAG